The following is a genomic window from Sphingobacterium spiritivorum.
TGCTTCTTTGAGTTTCTGATATTTACTCAGTAGTATTTCCAGATTGGCCTGGTCCTGCTCAGTCCTTAACTCTTCCCGGATTCTAAGCATTTCAGACTCTACTTTACGCTTTTTGATACGATAAATTGCCTGTATCACCAGATTTTTAAGCAGCTCGTACTCCTGTGTGACATAGATCTTTCGCTTATCGTCATTCCAGTTAGGACTTAGATTGTAAGGTGAGGCAACACAGGTAATGGCCAGATCGGAAACCAGCCTATCCTCATGAGAGAAAAACTGTTTTGCCTGAGGAATTTCAAATCTTTCCGCGTACTCTTTATACACACTAAGGATATAAGCACTTGGCTTATCTTCGAATTCTACATCATCGATACTGCCGAGTAACAATGGTGCAATAGGAATATCTCCGTCTCCTTCCCAGGTTGCCAGATAATCTCCATAATTGAGCAGTATGCGAATGATTTCGCGCTCCTGAAGAATCTCAGGAGTGATTTTATGTTCGGGTTCCGGAGCCGGTCCCCCACGCTCCTCATCTGTCATAAAGAAATCCGCAGGAGGCCCGTCTCCCTCAGACGGAGAAAAAGGGGAGGAAGAAGCGGACAGATTACGCTGATTTTTCTTATCCGCATCCTTGGCCTTTTTAACCCGGATATTATTCAGTTCAGAAAGCAATACGCGCTCTTCTATATCCAGCAGATTACTACACTGACGTATAAATACAGCCACCTTGATCTCATCCGGTATCAGAGCAATACTTTCTACGACATCCCGGATAACATCAGCACGCTTTATTGGATCATTTTCGGCATCCTTAAGGAGGATATTTGTTTTAAAAAAAATAAAATCTTCCTGATGATCGGCTATATATTTTTTGAAGGCATCTGATCCGAATTTTTGCACATAAGAATCGGGGTCATTCCCGTCCGGAAATAAAAGAATTTTTACATTCAGTCCTTCTTCCAGCAACATGTCTGTTCCTCTCAGTGAGGCTTTTATTCCGGCTGTATCTCCATCATACAGTATCGTTACATTCTTTGTAAATCTGGAAATCAACCGGATTTGCCCGGATGTCAGCGAAGTTCCGGAGGAAGACACAACGTTCTCCACACCTGCCTGATGCACAGACAATACGTCTGCATATCCCTCTACCAGATAACAGTTATCCGCATCAACTATGGCCTTCTTTGCAAAGTTGAGTCCGTAAAGTACATCCGATTTATGATAGATTTCGCTTTCGGGAGAATTGACATACTTCGGAACACTTTTTTCAGTTTTCAGTGTCCGGCCACCGAAGCCAATGACTCGTCCTGTAAGGTTTTGAATGGGAAACATAACTCTTCCTCGGAAACGATCGTACATACTGCCGTCGTCCCGTTGTATAGTGAGTCCGATTTCTTTCAGATATTCCTCCTGAAAACCGGCAGTTTTGGCCGCTTCGACAAGAGCTGTCCACTGATCCGGAGAATATCCGAGTTCAAACTTTTTTATAATATCTTCCCGGTATCCTCTTTCCTTGAAATAAGCCAGACCAATGGATTGCCCCATATCCGTCTGCCACATATTGTCTTTGAAAAATTTACCTGCCCATTGGCTCAGTACATACAGACTTTCGCGTTTGTCCTGTGCCGCCATCTGTGCCGGACTACGCTCCTGTTCTTCTACATCGATATGATATTTATTTGCGAGATAACGGATAGCTTCCGGATAGGAATATTTCTCCAGATCCATCACAAATTTCAGTGCATCGCCACCCGCCCCGCAACCAAAACACTTGTAAATACCTTTAGCTACAGATACGTGAAAAGAAGGTGTCTTCTCGTTATGAAAAGGACAATTTCCGATCAGAGAAGTTCCCCGTTTTTTGAGGTCTACGAAATCTCCCACGACCTCTTCAATACGGGCCGTATCCAACACTTTATCTATCGTTTCCTTTTTAATCACAGCATCTTCCTTTTGTGTTAGTAAAATTAGGTAATAGGATTGAGTAGACAAAATGATTACTTGCAACAAAGTAGCAAATACTTTAGTTACCAGGGAAATATATAGTTTCTACCGTATCCGGAAAGAAAATTGCATTCTATGGTTGGGCATTCAAAAAAGACACCAATGATACCTGCGAATCTGCAGCCATCTATGTGGCAGATTATCTTTTAAATGAAGAGGCTGAAATTGTTGTCTTTGATCCGAAGGTTTCTGCGGAGAAAATATATGCCGATCTGGATTATCTCAATACCCGTAGCCCGGAAGAAAACAGACGCCTGGTAAAAGTGGTACAGAACCCGACAGAAGCTGCAGATAAAGCACATGCTGTGGCCATCCTGACGGAATGGGATGAGTTCAAAGACTACGATTGGGCACAAATAAAGACCCTTATGAAAAAACCGGCCTTTGTATTTGACGGGAGAAAATTACTGAGCCGGACGCAACTTGAAGAATTAGGATTTAAATATTACGCTATCGGCGAATAAAAGAGCTGTCTCCTGTTCTGTTGAATTACAGGAGACAGCGCTTTTTTTACAATTGAATTCCAACACCAAGCGATAATACTCTGTTTTTCGCTGTATTGTCGATATTACTTCCGTATAAATTAGATAAGCCCAGAGCATAGCCCATATTCACCAGTAAGCCATTCTCAAACTTATAATTAGCCATCAGGCTAATTCCATAGTCTTGTCTTTTCATGTCTTTACCGTCGAAGTCAAAATCAATTGTTCCGCTTTTGTAATCATCACTCTGACCTTCAAACTTCTGCTTTCCAGAAAGGTTAAATCCAATGTAAGACCCGGCACCAAATTGCAATTGGTCATTTCCGATCAACATCTTACCAACAATATGAAGAGGAATTTCAACTACCCAAAGTCTGGTCTTCAGATTACCATAGCTGGTTTCACTCTCGAAAAACTTATCGTTATACCCTTTCCCTACAAGTGAAACACCAGGTTGAATTGAAAAATATTGTGCAACAGGCAGATCTACAAAACCTCCGACAAAACCGGATAAATATGTCCTCGGATTTCCGCCCTCAGCAAACTGAAAAGTAGGAAAAGCTAATCCACCCTTGACTCCGAATTCGATCTTTGATTTATATTGCGCATGCACCGCAACACTCATACAGATAAAAGCTAATACTATGCAAAGTCTTTTCATATAATATAAAATAAGTGTTTCTCAAATATACAAGATAAACCCAGACCTTGCACCAAAAAATAAGAGCGGGAAGTCAATTTTAACATCCCGCTCTGAGCATTTTTTTATAGAATAGAGTTCATTAAATTCTGTTCTTATCTTTTCCGAAGATCAGATTTTTCAAGCGTTTACGTAAAGATACCTCACCGGTATCGCCATATCCATAGCCGTAACCGTATCCATAGCCGTAGCCTCTGGCAAAGTCCACATCATTGATTACTACAGCCATATTCTTCAATTTGCCTTTCTCATACAGCTCTTTCGGAACATTTAGCAAACGCTTGTCCAGATAATTGGCTCGCGCCACATAAATAGTAAGATCTGCATTATCTGCGATCAATAGCGTATCCGTTACTAAGCTCACAGGAGCTGTATCCACCAGTACATAGTCATAATGCGTTCTGCAATACTCGATCACATCATTAAAATGTCCGTTCATCAATAATTCAGCAGGGTTAGGAGCTACATATCCGGAATAAATAACATCAAAATCGTAAGATCCCGGTTTCTTAATAATAATATTGTCGATCGGCATCTCCGGATTAATCAGGAATTGCGTAATTCCGATATTGGTATGCTGAAGGTGTGATAATCCTAAATAATCCAGTACTTTCGGACTACGGATATCCGCTCCTATCAATACCACACTCTTTCCTGACATGGCCAGAATACGTGCAAGATTGGTCGATACAAAGGATTTACCTTCTCCTGATGTAGTGGAGGTAATAAACATAACAGAAGAACTTCCCTTGCGATTCCCCAGCATAAAGGAAATGTTGGTTCGTAAAATCCGGAACGCTTCCGCCAGTGAACTACGGTCATTCTCTTTGATAATGGGATCCTTAGCTGACGGAACTTCTCCCAGAATAGGAGCTGAAAGCTTCTCCTCTATATCTTTTCTCGAATGCACCTTATTGTCCATCAGAAATTTGATGTAAAGTACTCCGAATGGAAGTAATATTCCTAATAACAGTGCAGCAAGCAAAACGATACCTTTTTTAGGTGCAACAGGAATGTCTGATCCAAATGCTTTATCAATTATTTTCAGATTGTCAGGAGTGGCAGCGGCCTTGATCTCATTTTCTTCTCTTTTCTGTAATAAGAAGAGATAAAGCGACTCTACAATCTGTTGTTGTCTGGAGATATCGCGATAACCTCTTTCCTGTTGAGGCAGATTACTCAATTTACCCTGCAGTTCAGATTTCTTACCCTTTGCCGCATTCAGCGAAAGCTGTACGGAAGTTCTGTAATTATTCAAGGAACGAAGCAGGTTATTATTGAGTACACGGATATTATCATTCAGATTCTTTACTACAGGGTTTTCAGGAGTAGACGATTTTAAAAGATCATCACGTTCTAAAACCATCCTATTGTACTCAGCTATTGTCTTTTCTATAGATACATCCTGTAACCCCACATTAGTTGGCAACAATTCTGTATTATTAGACTGAATAGACTCTCTCATAAAGTCCACCAAACCCAATTGCGTCTGCTGCTCCATGACATTTTTATCCGATTCACTAGCTGTTTGTAAATATAACTTTGCTTCAGCTTCTACATCTGTCAGTCGATTTCCTTCCTTAAATTTTTCAGCCTCCCGATCTACACCTGTCAAATCTCCTGTAATAATAGCCAGACGATCCCCAATAAATTTAGAAGTAGCACGAGTCAATTTATGTTTATCCTCTGTCAGATCTGAATTATATTGGTTGATCAGTTCATCTACAATCTGTTCTGCCTTTCCTTTCGAATTTGCAGTCATTGAAAAATTGATAATATTAGATTGTTTTTCCTGATTTGGAGTAATATTCACTCCTTTTATCAGATCCGATACCATTTTCTGTTTAGGAACAATAGTAATACCATAAGATTTACTTTTCGCCAAGTCCAATTGATTCCCATTTGGAACCAACAAAACCTCTCCGATGGTAGTCTTGATTTTCTTTCCAAAATCAAATGTTCCTACTTCTTTCGTCTTGAGGTTTTTAAGTAAAAATTTCGTATTTGATAACACCTCTACAGTAAATCCTCCATTTACTGTGTCTCTGTATTCTGAGGATTGATTCAATAGCACCCATTTGAATGGTGATTCCTGCTCTGTAATGTCTTGAGAAGCTAAGCTGCCTTTTACACTATAATTAGTTGATAAATTCAATCTATCTACAACTTTACTTACCAATCTTCTGGATTTCAGCACATCAATCTGATCCATTATTTGAGAGGAGGTTGTTGAGGAACCAGCCATTTCAGCGAGATCAGATAACCCCGCCAATTCTCCTTTTGCACTTTTCTCATCCGGCAAAAGAATCTTTGCATCTACAGCGTATTGCTTAGGTGCGTACCGCAGGTATAAAAAAGCAAGAGCAAGTATAAAAAACACTGAAATAATAAACCACTTCCAGTAGTAGAAGTATTGTTCAAATACAGCCTTTAAATTCAGTTCCTCTCCTTCGCTTTCCATAGAAGCATTAGGCAGAGTATGGTTGGGTTTTGGAGTCATAATAGATTAACGTACAATAACGGATATAATGGTAATAACTAATCCTGCAATTGAGATAATAATATTCGTATTCTGGCCATAATTAGCATTTCTGATCTGAGAACCATTCGGTTCTACGTATACCACATCATTTTGAGCGAGATAATAGAACGGCGAATTAAGCGCATCTTGCTTTGTCAGGTCTATTCTGTTCATGGTCTTGGCCCCATCAATCTCCCGGATGACCAAGACATTATTTCGCATCCCTTTCATAGTCATGTCTCCAGCCAGTCCCAAAGCTTCAAATATAGTTACCCGCTCGTTATTTAATGTATATGTTCCTGGTCTACCAACTTCTCCGACGATGGTTACCTTAAAATTATTGTACGAAATATTTACGCCTGGATCCAGTATATAGGTTTTCAATCGCTGACGGATCATATCCATTGCCTCCAGACGTGTCAATCCACCAACTTTAAGTTTTCCCAATACCGGAAAATCAATTTCTCCACTATCATCTACTGTATAAGTTGGTTTAAAAGCCATATCCGTAGCAGATCCTGCATTCATTTGATAAGCATTCTGTTGATTAAAGGGTTGGGTAGCTTTAATATCTGCCGCAGAAACCGAGATAGCCAAAATATCATTCGGCTGTATCTTTGGAATATGCTGCTGATAAATTGTACTGATCTGAGTAGAGTCAGGTTGAAGATAAATAATCTCTTTGCGCGATCCACAGGAAAACATCCCGACCAGGGTAAGAAGAAGCAGCGACAAGAAAAAAGCCCTCGATAAATTGATATTCATATATTCTGCTGAATAAAGATTGATATGGTATTAAAAATTTTCTATAATGCTTTGGCACAGCAATAATCAGTCCAAGGCACCATTCCTATCCCAATAAACCGTAAAAATACAATTCTTTTCAACAAGCAGGTACGTTTTTTTCAAATAAATAGGCAGGACTTATTTACATCTATATTCTCCAATCAAACTAAAAAACAACACAAATATCTATATATCAAAAACATACGAAAGAATGAGCAAATAAACTTAAACCTAAGTTACCTTTCATTTCAGTTAACATCAACTGATAAACAGGATAATTAGAAAGTACAAAATACTGCAAATATTATCTTCATAAACCTCTTCAAAACTTGTACTATCCATACGCTATAGCTATATTAGCATCCAGAATACCAGAGACATCTACCAACGTTTCGTCAGAAAAACATTCACTACAAAAATGAGATTGTACAATCTCTTTTCGGGTTGGGGTTATATGTCAATGGAAAACTGTAACACAAGTATGAGTTCTATGCCTATTGACTTCGGAATACATTTATCAGACAGTATACATAATCATCTTCCCCAAGCGTTTAACAATATCCGAAGGGATCTCTATATAATTCTGCTGACTCAGGATAAGCCTTACAGATTATATATCGGAGATTCAGAAGTTGAACTTGCGCCTCATACACTTGCCTATATTAATCCGAATATGGCTACGCGCTTTATTCCTCAGGGCGATGCGCATATGCATATCCTTTATTTCACAGCAGATTTTTATGCTCAGACATCAAGAGATACATTTTTCTTAACCCAAAGTCCGCTCTTCAAAGAGAATATCAATCTGTTTCAGTTATCTGAAGAAGGAATTTTATATGCTACAAATCTGGTTAATCTGCTATATAATATAAGAGACAAATACAAAGAGAAGATATATCAGGATCTACTGCACAATTTATTAGAACAGATACTGTTGCTGGGTATGATCTATAATCCGCATCATATTGAATATATTCACAGCGAAAATTCTGAAGAATTTCTGAGCAGATATTTCGAGAAGTTATTGGAACAACATCTTGCGAAAGAGAAATCCGTCAAATTTTATGCGGACATGTTGCAGGTTAGCTCCCGCAAGCTTACTGCTGCTACCAAACAGGCCTTAGGCAAAACACCAAAAGAGATTATTCTCGAGCATATTACACAGGAAGCGAAGCGTAAATTGACAAACACACAAAAAAGTATAAAAGAGATCGCCTATTCTCTTGGATACAAGGATGAGAACAATTTCAGTTCTCTGTTTACAAAAGAAGTGGGTTGCTCTCCGAAAATATACCGTCGCCGGAACCAATACCCGCCTAAAGACTAAGATTACATAAATTAATGATCGTACTCATTAACCTGTAATTTCACAAGAAATTAATCGGATATTAAAGTATGATTTGTTAAATTTACAATATCACCTATTGAGGAGGCTCTATGAAATGGTTAGTACTTCTGTTCATATTTATAAGTGTTGCAAATGTAGAGACTGCGTTTGCACAGGCGACAAGACCTGTACAATTAAACATTATACTTCATGAAGTACAGCACCTCTCCGTCAATCCTGAACAATCTACTACTAACCTTGAATATAAAACAGTAAAAGATTATCAGGAGGGTGTTTCCAAAACACAGAACAATCACCTGACAGTACTTAGTACTACACCTTATATTATAAAAGTACAGGTTATGGAAAATGAGCACCAGGCAGGCAATTCTGCATCTGGGTCATCACCTTCTCTTGAGCTTTTTGCGCAACCCACTAATTCTACATTTCCTGTTCATACCGAGCTTCAGCAACTCAGTACTAAAGATGCTTCTTTAATCAGTAGTGACCACCCAAGTACAGGCACATATTACGATGTTATCTACAAAAGTACAGGACAACAGTCTGCTATAGATTTCATCAGAAATAACGAGAAAACCACCTACTCCAACACCATTCTCTACAGCATCGAAAGCAAGTAAATATTCTTTTGTAGAGACCCATCTACAAAAATAGGTGTTACAACAGTTTTTCATATTTCTTTGTTCCTTTTTCATCTTTTTGGATCCGTTATTCCATAGTAATTTTGTCATGTCAAAGAAATACAAACAGTTTATTTTCAGAGACATAGCAAATTTTAAACAACAAACGAAAATGAAAAAATTCTTATTGGCACTTGTAGTTACAGGAGCTATGGTAACAGCAGTAAAAGCACAAACAGCAGCAGTAAAAGTTAATGTTATCCTTAACCCAATACAATCTATTTCTCTTGGAGAAGGCGCTTCAAACGACGTTGTAAATTTAGAATACAAAACGGTTGAAGATTACAAAAACGGAGTATCCAAAACAGTAAACAATCAACTATATGTTACTTCCATTGGTGGAGGCTATAAGATAAAAGCGAAGTCATCAGTCAACAATCCGGTAGCGACTACCGCAGCCGAAAAAAACATTGACGGTAGCACTGTAACAGTTAAGATTGAAGGAAAAGGAACAACATATACAAACAATATCCGTGACCTTGTTGCTGGTAAAGATGCTTACCAGTCAACAGCTACCTCAGGAGAATCATTAAACGTAACATATGCAGCAGCTGGAAACAATGCTTATGTTGACAAAGTTTTGAACAAACAAAAAACTACATACACTGTAAATGTTGTGTATGAAATCACAGCAGAGTAATCTCAGAACATTTATAAATACAAAAAACTACATCTTACTTGGTGTAGTTTTTTGTATTTTAGGACATTCTATAAGATCCTACCACTATGAAAAATCTGCTTATTAGTATACTTTTACTGGTATCTGCATCATCTGTATTTGCTCAGACAGGTATTACGGTAGGCCCTCCGCGGACTTATTTTGTAGCCGGTCCTGGCCAGCAGCAAACACAACGTATTTCTATCAGCAATCCGAGTAAAGATTATACTATGGAACTGGCCGTTTCTTTTGAAGACTGGCAGTATAGTACATATGGAGACAATCAGACTTTTCCTAAGGGAACATTAGCGACATCATGTGCAGCATGGCTTTCTACACCGGAGATTTACTTTTCACTGAAACCTGAAGAGACCAAGATGATCAATGTTAATATTTCCGTACCAAAAGATTATGTGGCACTCGATACAGTACCCGTGCGTACAGCCATGATGTTTGTCACGCAGATGAATCCAAAGACCGGAGTTAACAAAGAAGGAGCTAATATTCGTATAGCACTTCGTTCCGGAATTAAACTTTACCAGGCATTGCCGGGTAAAAACAATGCGGATATCGAGATTGAAGGACTTAAATATAACAAGGGAGAATTGCAGACACTTGAACTTAACTTCAGCAATATAGGTAACATTTGGGCAGACGGACAGATTGCAGTAGAGTTACTTAATCAGGAAAATGGAAAAAAAACGGAGTTACCTTCTTCAAATTTCTTTACCATGCCACGGGATAAGCGCATCTTCCCTATTCCCTTACCTAAAGAACTGGAAAACGGAACCTATCTCGCTTCCGTACTTATCAGCTATGGAGAGAAAGATGCTGTAAAAATCGGAGAACTTGAATTCAATTATGAAAAATCAAATTAACGTTCTTTTTGCTCTTATCATATTTCTTCTCTTTGGTAGTATACCATTCCAAAGTCAGGGACAGTTGCGCTTTGATGTTTACAGCACACAATATCACAATGTAACTTCTTATAACGGATATGATAGCGGAGTCGGGAGTCATACTTTTCATTTTTCGTATAATGGCACAAGTATCAATATTCCAAACTGGTCTGTAACAGCCCGGGTGAAAGCCCCTATTGTACCGGAAAGCGGGAATAATGTTTCCGGCCAACCTTTTCCGGCAGATAAGATCGGCTTCAGGTTTACACATGACGATGCACAGTCTGTCAATCTATCCAGCATCGGAGCGACCACAGCCTTAATTCCTTTGCAGCAAAGCAACGAGGTCTTTATGATACACAATTCCAAAGCGCCAATATTTTTTCAAAGCCAATATAACGGATATATGCAGTTTCGGCTTTATTATACACTTCAGATTGCCGGAGGTGATTATCTGGATCTCTTAAAGAATAAAGACCCCTACAATATTATTGTTTACGGACTTCCTGTCCAGTATACCGTTTATAATGAAAAAGGAGAGGCAATCCTGAGCAGAGACGTATACTACAGAATACAGATCAACAATACCCTTACGGGAGGATCTACCGAACCGGATTACAGTATCTCCATTATGGAGAATGCAAAAAACGGAGTGCTGGAATTTATTTCTTATGCAGACTACAAGAGAGGAGTAACAGCACAATACCCGGATGGACTCCGAATTAATTCTATCACAGACTTTGAAGTAAATATCAAAGCTTTGGATCCCGAATTTAAAAATGCAGCCAACAATACATTGGACCTTTCGGTTTTAAATATACAATTGCAACCCGCTACCGATGCTTCCAAAACATATAGCAACCCCATGCTTCCGATAAGCACTTCTGCACAAACTTATCTTATAGGGACAGCAAACAAAAGCAAGAAAAAACCGCAATATTTTAATATTCAGTATAATGCATCTTTTGATCAGCAAAAACTTTCTACTATTAAGTCCGGAGCTTACCAAACTTCTATAATATATGTTCTGACTCCAAGATAGTCAGCTGATTTGTCATGAAGCGTTTTTTATTTCTCATACCGATTGTATTCCTGAGCTTTATGTTTCATATGAAAGCAGCAAAAGCCCAGGTTCACTCCGGTATTCAGATTAATACCGCCTCGTCGCTGCATGTAGAAGAAGGTGTGATCCAGCTCTCGGTGGAAGTTATAAATACGGGCTCATCCATTTTCAATGGTTCTTTAAAAATAGACGCACCGGCCAATCTTTCTTTATTGAGTCAGAATACAGTTGAAATTGCCCCAGGCAAAAAAAAGTATCTGTCTCTTAAGTTCAAATGTTCCGGATTAGCAAACCTGAAAGACAAAGCGATACAAATCACGGCGATCAAACAGGCAAACGCCGTTTCAGCTCCCGTCCGGATCAGATTGGATGTTGCAGAGAAACGTGCTGTCACCCTGCACAATATGACCGATGTTCAGCTGCTACAGCGTGTAGGGGATATTGTATATGTAAAAGCACTTATACGAAATGAGGGAACATCTGACGAGAAGATCAATTTAGTCTTTTCATCTCCGGACAGAATAGGCAGCCGTTCCTTTCAAACCATTTCCATGGATTTACCTTCCGGGAAGGATACATTAGTTACCTACAGCTTTACAGTTGAAAAGTACATGATGCAATTACCACGGTACAATCTCAATATTAACGGGCTATATCCTTCCAATGATATCTTTGGCAACCTTTCCCTTGTATTTAACAATGTATCTTCTGTGCGAAATTATGACAAG
Proteins encoded in this region:
- the dnaG gene encoding DNA primase, encoding MQVIILSTQSYYLILLTQKEDAVIKKETIDKVLDTARIEEVVGDFVDLKKRGTSLIGNCPFHNEKTPSFHVSVAKGIYKCFGCGAGGDALKFVMDLEKYSYPEAIRYLANKYHIDVEEQERSPAQMAAQDKRESLYVLSQWAGKFFKDNMWQTDMGQSIGLAYFKERGYREDIIKKFELGYSPDQWTALVEAAKTAGFQEEYLKEIGLTIQRDDGSMYDRFRGRVMFPIQNLTGRVIGFGGRTLKTEKSVPKYVNSPESEIYHKSDVLYGLNFAKKAIVDADNCYLVEGYADVLSVHQAGVENVVSSSGTSLTSGQIRLISRFTKNVTILYDGDTAGIKASLRGTDMLLEEGLNVKILLFPDGNDPDSYVQKFGSDAFKKYIADHQEDFIFFKTNILLKDAENDPIKRADVIRDVVESIALIPDEIKVAVFIRQCSNLLDIEERVLLSELNNIRVKKAKDADKKNQRNLSASSSPFSPSEGDGPPADFFMTDEERGGPAPEPEHKITPEILQEREIIRILLNYGDYLATWEGDGDIPIAPLLLGSIDDVEFEDKPSAYILSVYKEYAERFEIPQAKQFFSHEDRLVSDLAITCVASPYNLSPNWNDDKRKIYVTQEYELLKNLVIQAIYRIKKRKVESEMLRIREELRTEQDQANLEILLSKYQKLKEAERVLGDFLGNTIVK
- a CDS encoding UDP binding domain-containing protein, with the translated sequence MYVADYLLNEEAEIVVFDPKVSAEKIYADLDYLNTRSPEENRRLVKVVQNPTEAADKAHAVAILTEWDEFKDYDWAQIKTLMKKPAFVFDGRKLLSRTQLEELGFKYYAIGE
- a CDS encoding porin family protein, giving the protein MKRLCIVLAFICMSVAVHAQYKSKIEFGVKGGLAFPTFQFAEGGNPRTYLSGFVGGFVDLPVAQYFSIQPGVSLVGKGYNDKFFESETSYGNLKTRLWVVEIPLHIVGKMLIGNDQLQFGAGSYIGFNLSGKQKFEGQSDDYKSGTIDFDFDGKDMKRQDYGISLMANYKFENGLLVNMGYALGLSNLYGSNIDNTAKNRVLSLGVGIQL
- a CDS encoding GumC family protein — protein: MTPKPNHTLPNASMESEGEELNLKAVFEQYFYYWKWFIISVFFILALAFLYLRYAPKQYAVDAKILLPDEKSAKGELAGLSDLAEMAGSSTTSSQIMDQIDVLKSRRLVSKVVDRLNLSTNYSVKGSLASQDITEQESPFKWVLLNQSSEYRDTVNGGFTVEVLSNTKFLLKNLKTKEVGTFDFGKKIKTTIGEVLLVPNGNQLDLAKSKSYGITIVPKQKMVSDLIKGVNITPNQEKQSNIINFSMTANSKGKAEQIVDELINQYNSDLTEDKHKLTRATSKFIGDRLAIITGDLTGVDREAEKFKEGNRLTDVEAEAKLYLQTASESDKNVMEQQTQLGLVDFMRESIQSNNTELLPTNVGLQDVSIEKTIAEYNRMVLERDDLLKSSTPENPVVKNLNDNIRVLNNNLLRSLNNYRTSVQLSLNAAKGKKSELQGKLSNLPQQERGYRDISRQQQIVESLYLFLLQKREENEIKAAATPDNLKIIDKAFGSDIPVAPKKGIVLLAALLLGILLPFGVLYIKFLMDNKVHSRKDIEEKLSAPILGEVPSAKDPIIKENDRSSLAEAFRILRTNISFMLGNRKGSSSVMFITSTTSGEGKSFVSTNLARILAMSGKSVVLIGADIRSPKVLDYLGLSHLQHTNIGITQFLINPEMPIDNIIIKKPGSYDFDVIYSGYVAPNPAELLMNGHFNDVIEYCRTHYDYVLVDTAPVSLVTDTLLIADNADLTIYVARANYLDKRLLNVPKELYEKGKLKNMAVVINDVDFARGYGYGYGYGYGYGDTGEVSLRKRLKNLIFGKDKNRI
- a CDS encoding polysaccharide biosynthesis/export family protein is translated as MNINLSRAFFLSLLLLTLVGMFSCGSRKEIIYLQPDSTQISTIYQQHIPKIQPNDILAISVSAADIKATQPFNQQNAYQMNAGSATDMAFKPTYTVDDSGEIDFPVLGKLKVGGLTRLEAMDMIRQRLKTYILDPGVNISYNNFKVTIVGEVGRPGTYTLNNERVTIFEALGLAGDMTMKGMRNNVLVIREIDGAKTMNRIDLTKQDALNSPFYYLAQNDVVYVEPNGSQIRNANYGQNTNIIISIAGLVITIISVIVR
- a CDS encoding helix-turn-helix domain-containing protein, translated to MRLYNLFSGWGYMSMENCNTSMSSMPIDFGIHLSDSIHNHLPQAFNNIRRDLYIILLTQDKPYRLYIGDSEVELAPHTLAYINPNMATRFIPQGDAHMHILYFTADFYAQTSRDTFFLTQSPLFKENINLFQLSEEGILYATNLVNLLYNIRDKYKEKIYQDLLHNLLEQILLLGMIYNPHHIEYIHSENSEEFLSRYFEKLLEQHLAKEKSVKFYADMLQVSSRKLTAATKQALGKTPKEIILEHITQEAKRKLTNTQKSIKEIAYSLGYKDENNFSSLFTKEVGCSPKIYRRRNQYPPKD
- a CDS encoding fimbrial biogenesis chaperone; its protein translation is MKNLLISILLLVSASSVFAQTGITVGPPRTYFVAGPGQQQTQRISISNPSKDYTMELAVSFEDWQYSTYGDNQTFPKGTLATSCAAWLSTPEIYFSLKPEETKMINVNISVPKDYVALDTVPVRTAMMFVTQMNPKTGVNKEGANIRIALRSGIKLYQALPGKNNADIEIEGLKYNKGELQTLELNFSNIGNIWADGQIAVELLNQENGKKTELPSSNFFTMPRDKRIFPIPLPKELENGTYLASVLISYGEKDAVKIGELEFNYEKSN